The DNA window CGTGTAGACCTGCGTGTCGACAGCGCGCTTGTCGCCGTTCTCAAGCGTCACGATCTCCTTCGGCGTGCCGAAATAGGTGCCGCCGGTGAGCTCGCGCACGATGAGGATGTCGAGGCCCTCGACAACCTCGCGCTTGAGGCTCGATGCGTCGGCCAGCGCCGGATAGCAGATCGCCGGGCGCAGGTTGGCGAAGAGGTCGAGATCCTTGCGCAGGCGCAGAAGACCGGCTTCCGGGCGATGCTCATACGGCACCTTGTCCCACTTCGGTCCGCCGACGGCGCCGAAGAGGATGGCGTCCGCCGCCATCGCCTTTTCCATGTCGCCTTCGGAGATCGACACCTGGTGCGCGTCGTAGGCGGCGCCGCCGACGAGGCCCTCGTCCGTCTCGAACTTGGCAAGGCCGGCCGAGTTCATCCAGTCGATGATGGCCTTCACCTCGGCCATGATTTCGGGGCCGATGCCGTCGCCGGGCAGCAGGAAGAGTTTCTTGGACATTGCGGACGTTTCCCGTTGAAGGAGCTTCTGGAAGGTCGCCCCACGGGAGCGGCTCCGCCCGCGCGCGACGATATCGGCGCTCCCGTTACCGCGAAGACGCCCGGCTGGCAAGTCGGACGCCGAAGCGCAGGTGTTTCAACGCAAGGCCCCGGCGGCTCCGTCCAGCCGTCAACGCCCTCGGATCAGAACCCGCTGAAGGGGCCGAAGTCGCCGGTGTCCGGATCGAGCACATGCAGTTCGCCGAGGCCGACATCGAACCAGGCGCCGTGGAGCTTCAGGTTGCCCTTGCCCGTGCGGATCTTCACGCAGGGGAAGGTCATCAGGTTTTCCAGCGACCTGCGCACGACGTCATGTTCCAGCCGTGTCTGCTTCTGGTCTTCCGGCACGGAGGCATCGGCGCGTACCCGGTCCGCCTCGGGGGTTACCAGCGACATCCAGCGGCCGATAAAGTCGGTCGAGGTCAGCGGCGCGGGATTGGTGAGGGCCGCGTGCACGCCGCCGCAGCGGCCGTGGCCCATCACCACCACATGCTTGACCCTGAGCGCGACGATGGCGAACTCCAGCGCCGCCGAGGTGCCGTGGTGCACCTGGTCCGGCTGATACGGCGGGATGAGGTTGGCGACATTGCGCACGACGAAGATTTCGCCCGGCCCGGCATCGAAGATGACTTCCGGCGAGACCCGGCTGTCGCAGCAGCCGATGATCATGATCTCCGGCTGCTGTCCCGTCTCCGCAAGACACTTGAAGCGGCTCTGCTCGGTCGGAAAGCGGCTGTCGCGAAACGACTTGTAGCCGCTGACGAGACGATCCGGAAAGCTTGCCGGCAAATCGATCACACTCATCGTGAGGAACCTCGTGACAGTAAAAACCCGGACGACGTCTAAGCAGTTTTACGGAAGCCGGCAAGGCCGGATGCTGCGCTGCAATGTCGCCATTTCGGACGATTCCAGTGCGGTGCCCGCTCACGCGCATTCACATGACTGGGCCTGGCGCCGCTCTGCGCTCCTGAATTTGGAGCACAATGC is part of the Hartmannibacter diazotrophicus genome and encodes:
- a CDS encoding carbonic anhydrase yields the protein MSVIDLPASFPDRLVSGYKSFRDSRFPTEQSRFKCLAETGQQPEIMIIGCCDSRVSPEVIFDAGPGEIFVVRNVANLIPPYQPDQVHHGTSAALEFAIVALRVKHVVVMGHGRCGGVHAALTNPAPLTSTDFIGRWMSLVTPEADRVRADASVPEDQKQTRLEHDVVRRSLENLMTFPCVKIRTGKGNLKLHGAWFDVGLGELHVLDPDTGDFGPFSGF